The following are from one region of the Coffea eugenioides isolate CCC68of chromosome 2, Ceug_1.0, whole genome shotgun sequence genome:
- the LOC113761107 gene encoding probable linoleate 9S-lipoxygenase 5, producing the protein MEHIMKSLAGKHGEANKKKIKGTVVLMKKNVLDFTDFNASIADEVHELLGKKVSLQLVSSVNGDPEKGQQGKLGSPAYLEGWITTNHHLTVGESVFNVTFDWEEEVEVPGAFIIKNHHHSEFFLKTVTLEDVPGHGRIHFVCNSWVYPAKKYNQNRIFFSNQAYLPSDTPEPLRRYREEELLTLRGDGTGELQEWDRVYDYAYYNDLADPDKGSDYERPVLGGSTEYPYPRRGRTGRPPTKTDPNAESRLPILSSLNIYVPRDERFGHLKMSDFLAFALKSIVQLLVPEFKALCDRTPNEFDSIEDTLKLYEGGIKLPDGPLLKNIVENIPLELLKQLLQSDGEEFLKYPTPQVIKDDKSAWRTDEEFTREMLAGVNPVIISRLQEFPPRSKLNSAVYGNQNSTITREQIEQRLDGLTIDEALKMNSLFILDHHDTIMPYLRRINTTSTKTYATRTLLFLQKDGTLKPLAIELSLPHPNGDEFGAISKVYTPAELGLDGSLWQLAKAYVAVIDSGIHQLISHWLNTHATIEPFVIATNRQLSVVHPIHKLLHPHFRDTMNINAFARQILINAGGIVEITVFPAKYAMEMSSVVYKDWIFPEQALPADLIKRKMAVEDSTSPYGLRLLIEDYPFAVDGLKIWSAIKTWVTDYCSFYYKSDQMVQEDTELQSWWKEVREKGHADKKDEPWWPRMKTLTELIDSCTIIIWVSSALHASTNFGQWPYAGYAPNRPTISRRFMPEPGTPEYEELKSNPDKAFLKTITPQFQTLLGLSTIEILSRHTTDEVYLGQRENAQWTKDTEPLEAFKRFGQTLSEIEDQILQMNGDPKWRNRVGPVNIPYTLLFPTSDSGITGRGIPNSIAI; encoded by the exons AAAAAGGACAGCAAGGAAAACTTGGAAGTCCTGCATATTTGGAAGGTTGGATCACTACAAACCATCATCTAACAGTTGGTGAATCAGTTTTCAATGTCACATTTGACTGGGAAGAAGAGGTTGAAGTTCCAGGAGCATTCATCATTAAAAATCATCATCATAGCGAATTCTTTCTAAAGACGGTGACTCTTGAAGATGTACCTGGACATGGCCGAATCCACTTTGTCTGCAACTCTTGGGTTTATCCAGCTAAAAAGTACAACCAAAATCgtattttcttttcaaatcag GCATATCTTCCGAGTGATACACCAGAACCACTGCGCCGATACAGAGAAGAAGAATTATTGACCTTGAGAGGAGATGGTACTGGAGAACTCCAGGAATGGGACAGAGTCTATGACTATGCTTATTACAATGATCTGGCGGATCCAGACAAAGGTAGCGACTATGAACGCCCGGTCCTTGGAGGATCCACGGAATATCCTTATCCCAGAAGGGGAAGAACAGGCAGACCACCAACAAAGACAG ATCCAAATGCTGAGAGCAGGCTGCCAATACTTTCAAGCTTAAACATTTATGTTCCTAGGGATGAACGATTCGGGCACTTGAAGATGTCAGATTTCCTAGCTTTTGCATTGAAATCCATTGTTCAATTGCTTGTCCCTGAGTTTAAGGCTCTGTGTGATAGAACCCCTAATGAATTTGATAGCATTGAAGATACTCTTAAACTCTATGAAGGTGGAATAAAGCTACCAGATGGTCCTTTGCTCAAAAACATTGTTGAGAACATCCCCTTGGAGTTGCTCAAGCAACTTCTTCAGAGTGATGGAGAAGAGTTCCTCAAATATCCAACTCCACAGGTTATTAAAG ATGACAAATCTGCATGGAGGACAGACGAAGAATTTACAAGAGAAATGCTAGCTGGAGTGAACCCTGTCATTATTAGTCGTCTCCAA GAGTTTCCACCGAGAAGCAAGCTCAACTCTGCAGTCTATGGCAATCAAAATAGTACAATAACCAGAGAACAGATAGAGCAAAGGTTGGATGGCCTGACAATTGATGAG GCACTGAAGATGAATAGTCTATTCATTCTGGATCACCATGACACGATTATGCCATATTTGAGGAGAATAAACACAACAAGTACAAAGACTTATGCCACAAGGACTCTGCTCTTTTTGCAAAAAGACGGAACCTTGAAGCCATTAGCCATTGAGCTTAGCCTGCCCCACCCAAATGGAGATGAATTTGGTGCGATCAGTAAAGTATACACACCTGCTGAACTTGGCCTGGATGGTTCGCTGTGGCAATTAGCAAAAGCTTATGTTGCAGTGATTGACTCAGGCATTCATCAGCTCATTAGCCACTG GTTAAATACACATGCTACAATCGAACCATTTGTGATTGCAACCAATAGGCAGCTGAGTGTGGTTCATCCAATTCATAAGCTTCTGCATCCTCACTTCCGTGACACAATGAACATTAACGCTTTTGCCCGCCAAATCCTGATTAATGCAGGAGGCATTGTTGAGATAACAGTTTTCCCTGCAAAATATGCCATGGAGATGTCATCAGTTGTTTACAAAGATTGGATCTTTCCTGAACAAGCACTTCCAGCTGATCTCATTAAGAG AAAAATGGCAGTCGAGGATTCAACTTCCCCTTATGGCCTTCGATTACTAATTGAGGATTATCCCTTTGCTGTCGATGGATTGAAGATTTGGTCAGCTATCAAAACATGGGTGACAGACTACTGCTCTTTTTACTACAAAAGTGATCAGATGGTTCAAGAAGACACTGAACTACAATCCTGGTGGAAAGAAGTAAGAGAAAAAGGGCATGCTGACAAGAAAGATGAACCATGGTGGCCACGAATGAAGACTCTCACTGAGCTAATTGACTCATGTACTATAATAATATGGGTGTCTTCTGCTCTTCACGCATCAACCAATTTTGGTCAGTGGCCATATGCTGGTTATGCCCCGAATCGCCCTACCATAAGCCGCAGATTCATGCCTGAACCTGGTACTCCTGAGTATGAAGAGCTGAAGTCTAATCCTGATAAGGCTTTCTTGAAAACTATCACACCCCAATTCCAGACTCTACTTGGTCTTTCCACCATTGAGATTTTATCCAGGCACACTACCGATGAAGTTTATCTCGGACAAAGGGAGAATGCTCAATGGACAAAGGACACAGAACCACTTGAAGCTTTTAAAAGATTTGGACAAACTCTGTCTGAAATTGAGGATCAAATTCTACAGATGAATGGTGATCCAAAGTGGAGAAACAGGGTTGGACCAGTTAATATACCATATACATTACTTTTCCCTACAAGTGATAGTGGTATAACTGGCAGAGGAATTCCAAATAGCATAGCAATATGA